A single region of the Phalacrocorax carbo chromosome 4, bPhaCar2.1, whole genome shotgun sequence genome encodes:
- the HPSE gene encoding heparanase, whose product MVEAVGSVALGFRCLSAEAPRSGAARRAGLHLGVLPQPFQGARRVPAPAAHDGPCPPRRGQQRAAPPPPGRARPPRGVPAGGAARRERRMLLPPLLLLLALAGGRRAAVLRLELRGSPRREVSPAFLSLTLDASLARDPRYVALLSNPKLRALATALSPGFLRFGGTETDFLIFDPNKNSTSEEKIIWELQAQQEACGSRPAFAAVEKLLLAQWPSQEKLILAEHNWKKHKNTTITRNTLDILYSFANCSGFHLIFGLNALLRKDGLQWDSSNARALLDYCASRWYNISWELGNEPNSFRKKSGIYIDGFQLGQDFIHLRQLLSSYMLYRHTKLYGPDVGQPRKQTQRLLRSFLKSGGKVIDSVTWHHYYVNGRNATREDFLSPEVLDTFATAIRKVLEVVDGTIPDKKVWLGETSSAYGGGAPRLSNTYVAGFMWLDKLGLSARQGIDVVMRQVFFGAGTYHLVDANFEPLPDYWLSLLYKKLVGTKVLQVSLTGADERKLRVYLHCTNALHPKYREGDVTLFALNLYNITQHLQLPDYLSSKHVDQYLLLPHGKESILSRSTELNGRVLRMVDDKMLPELIEKPLGPGSVLGLPAFSYGFYVIKNAKAIACI is encoded by the exons ATGGTTGAGGCTGTTGGGAGCGTAGCTCTGGGCTTCAGGTGCCTTAGCGCAGAGGCACCGCGCAGTGGTGCAGCTCGAAGAGCAGGGCTGCACCTCGGGGTGCTACCGCAGCCCTTCCAGGGGGCGCGGAGAGTCCCGGCGCCAGCTGCTCACGACGGGCCCTGCCCTCCTCGGCGGGGGCAGCAGAGGGCtgcgcccccgcccccgggccgaGCCCGCCCTCCGCGGGGTGTTCCCGCCGGCGGTGCGGCGCGCCGGGAGCGGAGgatgctgctgccgccgctgctgctgctgttggcgCTGGCGgggggtcggcgggcggcggtGCTGCGGCTGGAGCTGCGGGGCAGCCCCCGCAGGGAGGTGAGCCCCGCTTTCCTCTCCCTCACCCTGGACGCCAGCCTGGCCCGGGACCCGCGCTATGTCGCCTTGCTCAG CAATCCCAAGCTGCGTGCCCTCGCAACggccctgtccccaggcttCCTGAGGTTTGGTGGCACCGAAACAGATTTTCTCATCTTTGATCCCAACAAGAATtcaacttcagaagaaaaaatcatCTGGGAACTTCAGGCCCAGCAAG AGGCTTGTGGCTCGAGGCCTGCGTTTGCTGCTGTTGAGAAGCTACTGCTGGCACAGTGGCCCAGCCAGGAGAAGCTGATTCTTGCAGAGCATAActggaaaaaacacaaaaacaccaCTATTACAA GAAATACGCTGGATATTCTATACAGCTTTGCGAACTGCTCAGGGTTTCACCTGATCTTTGGGCTCAATGCCTTGCTGCGGAAAGATGGCTTGCAGTGGGACAGCTCGAATGCCCGGGCACTACTGGACTACTGCGCCTCGCGGTGGTACAACATCTCCTGGGAGCTCGGAAATG AGCCCAATAGCTTCAGGAAGAAGTCTGGCATCTACATTGATGGCTTCCAGCTGGGGCAAGATTTTATTCACTTACGGCAACTTCTGAGTAGCTATATGCTCTACCGGCACACGAAGCTCTATGGTCCTGATGTTGGACAGCCCCGAAAGCAGACGCAGAGACTGCTGAGAAG CTTCCTGAAGTCGGGAGGGAAGGTGATCGACTCTGTCACGTGGCACCA TTACTATGTGAATGGACGAAATGCAACAAGGGAGGATTTCTTGAGCCCTGAAGTGTTGGATACCTTTGCCACAGCCATACGCAAAGTCCTGGAG GTTGTTGATGGGACCATACCTGACAAGAAGGTCTGGCTAGGAGAGACGAGCTCTGCCTATGGAGGGGGAGCTCCCAGGCTGTCCAACACTTATGTTGCTGGCTTTAT GTGGTTGGATAAACTCGGGCTTTCAGCCAGGCAGGGGATTGACGTGGTGATGAGACAGGTTTTCTTTGGGGCAGGGACCTATCACCTGGTGGATGCCAACTTTGAGCCTTTGCCG GACTACTGGCTGTCGCTGCTCTACAAGAAGCTGGTGGGTACCAAGGTGCTGCAGGTCAGTCTGACGGGAGCCGACGAGAGGAAGCTCCGCGTCTACCTCCACTGCACGAATGCCCTTCA CCCAAAGTACAGAGAAGGGGATGTGACGCTGTTTGCCTTAAACCTCTACAACATTACCCAACATCTGCAGCTACCTGATTACTTATCAAGCAAGCACGTGGATCAGTACCTCTTACTGCCTCATGGCAAAGAGAGTATACTTTCCAG GTCTACTGAGCTGAATGGCCGTGTGCTACGGATGGTGGATGACAAAATGCTGCCAGAGCTTATCGAAAAACCCCTTGGTCCCGGCAGTGTACTTGGCCTTCCAGCCTTCTCTTACGGCTTTTATGTTATCAAAAATGCCAAAGCTATTGCTTGCATTTAA
- the COQ2 gene encoding 4-hydroxybenzoate polyprenyltransferase, mitochondrial: protein MAAFLARLCRGAPGLRAARLPLAAAAATTPPLRRPSAAPPGPPRPLSFSAAELVRAAPGPLRPFLRLMRLHQPTGTWLLYLPCTWSIGLAAEPGCLPNWHMLSLFGIGAVLMRGAGCTINDMWDRDYDKKVSRTASRPLAAGDISTFQSFVFLGGQLSLALCVLLCLNYYSIVLGAASLSLVITYPLMKRITYWPQLVLGLTFNWGALLGWSAIKGSCEWSVCLPLYLAGVMWTLVYDTIYAHQDKRDDIIIGVKSTALQLKEDTKQWLSGFSLAMLLSLCMVGMNCNQTFPYYSAVAAIGAHLAHQIYTLDIDKPEDCWKKFASNRTIGVLLFIGIVLGNLWKQKDSKNVEYRVENR from the exons ATGGCGGCCTTCCTGGCGAGGCTCTGCAGGGGTGCGCCCGGCCTCCGCGCCGCCCGCCTgcccctcgccgccgccgccgccaccaccccGCCGCTGCGCCGCCCCTCTGCTGCCCCGCCGGGACCCCCGCGGCCGCTCAGCTTCTCGGCGGCCGAGCTGGTGcgcgccgcgccgggcccgCTGCGGCCCTTCCTACGCCTCATGCGGCTGCACCAGCCCACCG GGACGTGGCTGCTGTACCTGCCGTGCACCTGGAGCATCGGCTTGGCGGCCGAGCCGGGCTGCCTTCCGAACTGGCACATGCTGTCCCTGTTCGGCATCGGAGCGGTGCTCATGCGTGGAGCCGGCTGCACCATCAATGACATGTGGGATCGCGACTATGACAAAAAG GTTTCGAGGACAGCAAGTAGgcccctggcagctggagacaTCTCCACTTTTCagtcctttgtttttcttggggGACAGCTTAGCTTGGCACTTTGTGTGCTTCTGTGTCTGAATTACTATAG TATCGTTCTGGGAGCAGCCTCTTTGTCTCTTGTGATCACCTACCCTCTGATGAAGAGAATAACATACTGGCCACAGTTAGTTTTGG GACTTACATTTAATTGGGGAGCCCTTCTTGGCTGGTCTGCCATCAAAGGGTCATGTGAGTGGTCTGTGTGTTTGCCCTTGTACTTAGCTGGAGTAATGTGGACACTGGTATACGATACAATTTATGCTCATCAG GATAAGAGGGACGACATCATTATTGGTGTGAAGTCAACAGCATTACAGCTCAAGGAGGATACAAAGCAGTGGCTCAGTGGCTTCAGCCTTGCAATGCTCCTGAGTTTGTGCATGGTGGGAATGAACTGTAACCAGACGTTCCCGTATTACTCAGCTGTGGCTGCCATAGGGGCTCACCTAGCGCACCAG ATTTACACTTTGGACATAGATAAACCTGAAGACTGTTGGAAGAAATTTGCTTCAAATCGTACCATAGGAGTTCTGCTCTTCATAGGGATTGTACTTGGAAATTTGTGGAAACAAAAAGACTCAAAAAATGTAGAATACCGTGTAGAAAACAGGTAG